One window of Hujiaoplasma nucleasis genomic DNA carries:
- a CDS encoding adenylate/guanylate cyclase domain-containing protein → MKQNELDSLKNELKQIYDRKIEVTNQNGFLDRNQIPSGKKVYNIETSLMFIDIRSSTVLSSTVGRKTMVKIYQMYTKLCKKAINENNGMILQIVGDGILCAFTNDSTGNSGQRAVYTALSIHTYIAESMNPLLSKEWEISCGIGIRTGHVYVTRLTTDNGSEVAYPSDITNYASKFCGLAEKNQVIIDSKTYDHLNKKFKEYCEPYQTSMPNTYIIKEATWEIE, encoded by the coding sequence ATGAAACAGAATGAATTAGATTCTTTAAAAAATGAATTAAAACAAATCTATGACAGAAAGATTGAAGTTACTAATCAGAACGGATTTTTGGACCGAAATCAGATTCCAAGTGGTAAAAAAGTATATAATATTGAAACATCCTTGATGTTTATAGATATAAGAAGTTCAACAGTTCTATCTAGTACAGTTGGGCGAAAAACAATGGTAAAAATATATCAAATGTATACCAAACTTTGTAAGAAAGCGATTAATGAAAATAATGGTATGATTTTACAAATTGTTGGTGATGGCATTTTATGTGCTTTTACGAATGATTCAACTGGAAATTCAGGACAACGAGCAGTTTATACTGCACTCAGTATTCATACTTATATAGCTGAATCGATGAATCCGTTGTTGAGTAAAGAGTGGGAAATAAGTTGCGGAATAGGGATTCGTACGGGTCATGTATATGTAACAAGATTAACTACTGATAATGGTAGCGAAGTGGCCTATCCGAGCGATATTACAAACTATGCATCAAAATTTTGTGGATTAGCTGAAAAGAATCAAGTAATAATTGACTCTAAAACATATGATCATTTAAATAAGAAGTTTAAAGAGTACTGTGAACCATATCAAACAAGCATGCCAAACACATATATTATAAAGGAGGCAACATGGGAAATAGAGTAG
- a CDS encoding phage distal tail protein domain-containing protein, whose amino-acid sequence MIRQFYLENEYGDIYYFNHKNQTIISEISGLGFSLDLKYLEYSQFYQRSDYNIPLSEITETLVFLKGYQGYKAFVDFISKGHKAFKLYYENDAFKAYCCVDIASLSKAELVASTIQSQIIFKKLSLWLKEKTYEIIANGSRSGKVYPYMYPYFYSSSYEGKAYIKNEGLDQAPLVIEILGNVNNPEVLIKKNQEVVSILRLYLSAENANITINAIPSQQEMTMDESGVITDIYGLQDFELDNFIFLDHGDYEVEFKPGVSSESICKIKVLEGYLGI is encoded by the coding sequence TTGATTAGACAATTTTACTTAGAAAATGAATACGGTGATATTTATTATTTCAACCATAAAAACCAGACCATTATCTCAGAGATTAGTGGTCTTGGTTTTTCTCTAGATTTAAAGTATCTAGAATATAGTCAGTTTTATCAACGCTCAGATTATAATATACCATTATCTGAAATTACAGAAACCTTAGTTTTTTTAAAAGGTTATCAGGGTTATAAAGCCTTTGTGGATTTTATTAGTAAGGGTCATAAAGCATTTAAACTCTATTATGAAAATGATGCATTTAAAGCGTATTGTTGTGTTGATATTGCAAGTCTATCAAAAGCAGAACTTGTAGCAAGTACAATTCAAAGCCAGATTATCTTTAAAAAGTTATCCTTATGGTTAAAGGAAAAGACATATGAGATTATTGCCAATGGCTCAAGAAGTGGAAAAGTCTATCCTTACATGTATCCATACTTTTATTCAAGTTCATATGAAGGTAAGGCTTATATTAAAAATGAAGGACTAGATCAAGCACCACTAGTAATTGAAATCTTAGGTAATGTTAATAACCCTGAAGTGCTTATTAAGAAGAACCAAGAAGTGGTATCGATATTGCGTTTATATCTAAGTGCAGAAAATGCAAATATCACAATTAATGCAATTCCTAGCCAACAAGAAATGACTATGGATGAATCAGGAGTCATTACTGACATCTATGGTCTTCAAGATTTTGAACTTGATAACTTTATATTCTTAGATCATGGGGATTATGAAGTTGAGTTTAAGCCAGGTGTTTCATCTGAGTCTATCTGCAAGATTAAGGTTCTTGAAGGTTACTTGGGTATATAG
- a CDS encoding DUF6946 family protein has protein sequence MNLYFMKKDSKVDSYGDIKEAFLKNKTKKKDWCEGKSAESLCRYWFNEDNNEFDKMISEKFSGFKLNDGYFEATTYFDNYKGGPRNHDLLFKKVIYNKGQMTIGIEAKGNEEYAELIKDKYQYVINTRAKGKKSNLDLRLDAIFDSLNRNNNDLSYDEFSGLRYQLFSGLIGTITEANLNKSDVALFIIHQFVTHKTITSSLETNKRDLKKYLKFIGVNKELSSGDIIEFPLKFKETNKAKIKYKSNELNVYIGYLITKLD, from the coding sequence ATGAATTTGTATTTTATGAAAAAAGATTCTAAAGTAGATAGTTATGGTGATATTAAAGAGGCCTTCTTAAAAAATAAAACTAAGAAAAAAGATTGGTGCGAAGGAAAAAGTGCTGAGTCACTTTGTAGATATTGGTTTAATGAAGATAACAATGAATTTGATAAAATGATTAGTGAAAAGTTTAGTGGATTTAAATTGAATGATGGCTATTTTGAGGCAACAACATATTTTGATAATTATAAAGGCGGACCAAGAAACCATGATCTTCTTTTTAAGAAAGTAATATATAACAAAGGGCAAATGACAATTGGAATTGAAGCGAAAGGTAATGAAGAATACGCTGAGTTGATTAAAGATAAATATCAATATGTTATTAATACAAGAGCTAAAGGAAAAAAATCAAATTTAGATTTAAGACTTGATGCAATTTTTGATTCGCTGAATCGTAATAATAATGATTTATCATACGATGAGTTTAGCGGATTAAGATATCAGTTATTTTCAGGTTTGATTGGAACAATTACTGAGGCAAATTTAAATAAGTCAGATGTTGCACTATTTATCATTCATCAATTCGTTACTCATAAAACTATAACCAGTTCTTTAGAAACAAATAAAAGAGACCTGAAAAAATATTTAAAATTTATTGGTGTAAATAAAGAGTTAAGTTCAGGTGATATTATTGAATTTCCTTTGAAATTTAAAGAAACCAATAAAGCCAAAATAAAATATAAATCTAATGAATTAAATGTCTATATTGGATACTTGATAACAAAACTAGATTAA
- a CDS encoding major tail protein: MSNKVTFGLTNVHYALATQAEDGSWTFAAPKRLVGAQEITTEAIGGSTQVYADDKVIATLVSNSGTTVTLKFTEIDDIFKKDIFGVLEDTNGNLVEVVNNETKTFALGYEIQGDIKARRIWYFLCTATPSGDASKSKADSIEANSITLNITARPIESGDNQILRVIAGVGDTNYAGFLTQTPALPTFI; the protein is encoded by the coding sequence ATGAGTAATAAAGTAACATTTGGTTTAACCAATGTGCACTATGCATTAGCCACTCAAGCTGAAGATGGGTCTTGGACCTTTGCCGCGCCTAAGCGATTAGTTGGTGCACAAGAAATTACAACTGAGGCAATCGGTGGTAGCACACAAGTTTATGCAGATGATAAAGTAATTGCAACCTTAGTATCAAACTCAGGAACAACTGTAACACTTAAGTTTACAGAAATAGATGATATATTTAAAAAGGATATATTTGGAGTTTTAGAAGATACAAATGGTAACCTTGTAGAAGTTGTAAATAATGAAACAAAAACATTTGCTCTAGGTTATGAAATACAAGGTGATATTAAAGCAAGACGCATTTGGTATTTTTTATGTACAGCGACTCCTTCAGGTGATGCTAGTAAATCTAAAGCAGACTCAATAGAAGCAAATTCGATTACATTAAATATTACAGCTAGACCGATTGAGTCTGGTGACAATCAAATCTTAAGAGTGATTGCAGGTGTAGGAGATACAAACTATGCAGGTTTCCTAACACAAACACCAGCTTTACCTACATTTATTTAA
- a CDS encoding HK97 gp10 family phage protein: MTTFDNLGEKIADMVEDYAEDIIKKLEKRLDETANDIVKYISMHAPRSGGSKPFADSFIAEPQGTGVNKTISIFSNEKGGLTHLLEFGFTHRSGKYVGPRPFMRPAYDILTPKMIEDIKSIIEKGDS; encoded by the coding sequence TTGACTACATTTGATAACTTAGGAGAAAAAATAGCAGACATGGTTGAAGACTATGCAGAAGACATCATTAAAAAACTTGAAAAACGCTTAGATGAGACTGCTAATGATATTGTTAAATATATTAGTATGCATGCACCAAGAAGTGGTGGTTCAAAGCCCTTCGCTGATTCTTTTATTGCTGAACCTCAAGGCACAGGTGTTAATAAAACAATATCCATATTTTCAAATGAAAAAGGCGGCTTAACCCACCTATTAGAATTTGGTTTTACACATAGGAGTGGTAAATATGTAGGACCACGTCCTTTTATGCGCCCAGCATATGACATCTTAACACCTAAGATGATAGAAGATATTAAATCGATTATTGAAAAAGGTGATAGCTAA
- a CDS encoding phage head-tail connector protein: protein MAILDIVKKALLIPLSESFADEELNTHINSCKAYLASCGIDPAFISDESNPMISTIIIIYVKTFFGFKNDGSAKELPKTFDMLVGQVALTKGAN, encoded by the coding sequence ATGGCCATATTAGATATTGTAAAAAAAGCATTACTTATTCCTTTATCAGAATCATTTGCTGATGAAGAGTTAAATACACATATCAACTCATGTAAAGCGTACCTTGCAAGCTGTGGGATTGATCCTGCCTTTATAAGTGATGAATCAAATCCAATGATATCAACCATTATCATCATTTATGTAAAAACATTTTTTGGTTTTAAAAATGATGGAAGTGCAAAAGAACTACCAAAAACATTTGATATGCTAGTCGGCCAAGTTGCACTTACAAAAGGAGCAAACTGA
- a CDS encoding phage major capsid protein yields the protein MNLELRRKEIESRLTEIRGLVDNEKDIKALEALESETTNLQEERSVIDKKMAIASKAEIKPIVIEKKSKVDKEKLELRATSLRESRVIQVSSEEILLPEHTASGLDPLPFKQVSTLVDRVNVINLNGGETYKKSFVKSNGVAGTTTEGGAYATTEPSFGYLTISKVKITAYTEITEELEKLPAIPYQAEVLRNINISLKKKISEQILRGAGTTNTFTGIFSDAAVALADTTPLEIEAITDSTLDDIVFAYGGDEEVEGGAVLILNKNDLRAFAGLKTQEGRKVHTIDYVNKTIDGIPYIINSNCKAISDKNTVAGEYGIAYGALKNYEVPVFSPVEIGKSTDYKFKDGIISYKASVFTGGNVVGYNGFLRIKKKAAA from the coding sequence ATGAACCTAGAATTAAGACGAAAAGAAATTGAATCAAGACTGACTGAAATCAGAGGTCTTGTTGATAATGAAAAAGATATTAAAGCACTTGAAGCATTAGAAAGTGAAACAACTAATCTTCAAGAAGAACGTAGTGTCATTGATAAGAAAATGGCAATTGCCAGTAAAGCGGAAATTAAACCAATTGTCATTGAGAAGAAAAGCAAGGTTGATAAAGAAAAGTTAGAACTTAGAGCAACTAGCTTAAGAGAAAGCAGAGTCATCCAAGTATCAAGTGAAGAAATCTTACTACCTGAACACACAGCTTCAGGATTAGATCCATTACCATTTAAACAAGTATCAACGCTTGTTGATAGGGTGAATGTCATTAACTTAAATGGTGGAGAAACTTATAAGAAGTCTTTTGTTAAGAGTAATGGCGTTGCTGGAACGACTACTGAAGGCGGGGCTTATGCAACTACTGAACCAAGCTTTGGTTATTTAACTATCTCTAAAGTAAAGATTACGGCTTATACAGAAATTACTGAAGAGTTAGAAAAACTACCTGCTATTCCTTATCAAGCAGAAGTTCTTAGAAACATTAACATTTCACTTAAGAAAAAAATTAGTGAACAAATCTTAAGAGGTGCAGGAACAACCAATACCTTCACTGGTATCTTCAGTGATGCTGCAGTTGCACTTGCTGATACTACACCACTTGAAATTGAAGCAATCACAGATTCAACCTTAGATGATATTGTCTTTGCCTATGGTGGAGATGAAGAAGTCGAAGGCGGGGCAGTCCTTATTTTAAATAAGAATGACTTGCGTGCATTTGCGGGACTTAAAACACAAGAAGGTCGTAAGGTTCATACAATTGATTATGTCAATAAAACAATTGATGGCATTCCATATATCATCAACTCAAACTGTAAGGCAATCTCTGATAAGAATACTGTAGCTGGAGAATATGGTATTGCCTATGGAGCGCTTAAGAACTATGAAGTTCCAGTCTTCTCACCTGTAGAAATCGGTAAGTCTACAGATTACAAATTTAAAGATGGCATCATTAGCTATAAAGCATCAGTATTCACAGGTGGGAATGTTGTCGGCTATAACGGCTTCTTGCGTATTAAAAAGAAAGCTGCTGCTTAA
- a CDS encoding HK97 family phage prohead protease: MIKETRLANVTLHEEDDKMILEGYALVFNNETLIGDEAYGFIEEIDARALSETKMKDVPMKYNHMDSFLILARTRNKSLTLTVDSIGLKVRAELLDTHTNQDIYKMVRSGLLDKMSFAFTVDEQVWNREGSIPKRTITKIERLYDVSVVDTPAYDSTSIYARSLESMELELKAMDMVEQEEQSKLIKKRIKIKSQI, from the coding sequence ATGATAAAGGAAACTAGACTTGCTAATGTTACTCTTCATGAAGAAGATGACAAGATGATATTAGAAGGCTATGCTTTAGTCTTTAATAATGAAACCTTAATTGGTGATGAAGCCTATGGTTTTATTGAAGAAATCGATGCTAGAGCTTTAAGTGAAACAAAAATGAAAGATGTTCCCATGAAATATAATCATATGGACTCATTTTTGATTTTAGCAAGAACAAGAAATAAATCACTCACTTTAACAGTGGATAGTATCGGTTTAAAAGTTAGAGCGGAGTTATTAGATACCCATACTAACCAAGATATTTATAAAATGGTAAGAAGTGGCTTATTAGATAAAATGAGTTTTGCTTTTACAGTTGATGAACAAGTATGGAATAGAGAAGGTAGCATTCCTAAGAGAACAATTACAAAGATAGAAAGGTTGTATGATGTGTCGGTTGTGGATACACCGGCATATGATTCAACGAGTATATATGCTCGTTCTTTAGAGTCCATGGAGTTGGAACTAAAGGCTATGGATATGGTAGAGCAAGAAGAACAATCGAAACTAATAAAAAAACGGATCAAAATCAAATCACAAATCTAA
- a CDS encoding phage portal protein — protein sequence MLIFKRKKKTGSFDTIQLTSNLNKFYTPFGTNISKSDVVKICIDRVASQCAKLKPRYIKTENDKTVTEKKGRLSFLLKYKPNEIMTPYDFIYKTTTLLLLNDNAFIYPKFDRQTGKLKGIYPLRPVTVEMIVDDVDTYFIKFIFEDGKPYTLPYDNIIHLRRHFAQNDIFGGTGSSGDHEAILKTISINDSLLQGIDNAVKSSMQIKGIVKMNGMLSEADKKKQRDLFDAALSESTHVKGSSIIPIDLKSEYIPLDVDPKMIDKDTLEFLQSKITDYFGVSVPIFTSQYTEDEYNSFYESTIEPLAIQLSEAFSLGLLTDNQLERGEQIVFYSERLQYASWNTKVNAIEKLMSLGIMSLNESRALLGLEPIEGGHKRLQSLNFVDADKANQYQVGTKEEETNEDNN from the coding sequence ATGTTAATATTCAAACGAAAGAAAAAAACTGGATCATTTGATACAATCCAGTTAACAAGTAATCTTAATAAATTTTACACACCCTTTGGAACGAATATTTCTAAAAGTGATGTGGTAAAGATTTGTATAGATAGAGTCGCTAGTCAATGTGCGAAACTCAAACCAAGATATATAAAAACAGAAAACGATAAGACAGTAACCGAGAAGAAAGGTAGGCTGTCTTTTCTTTTGAAATATAAACCAAATGAAATAATGACACCTTATGATTTTATCTATAAAACAACAACCTTACTTTTGTTAAACGATAATGCATTTATCTATCCAAAGTTTGATAGACAAACTGGTAAGCTTAAAGGGATTTATCCATTAAGACCTGTAACAGTAGAGATGATTGTTGATGATGTGGATACATACTTCATTAAATTCATATTTGAAGATGGAAAACCCTATACCTTGCCATATGATAACATCATTCATCTAAGAAGACACTTTGCACAAAATGATATCTTTGGTGGGACTGGATCATCTGGTGATCATGAAGCTATTCTTAAAACCATATCAATCAATGATAGTTTGCTACAAGGCATTGATAATGCTGTAAAATCATCCATGCAGATAAAGGGTATTGTAAAGATGAATGGCATGCTATCAGAAGCAGACAAGAAAAAGCAACGCGATCTATTTGATGCTGCATTATCAGAGTCAACACATGTAAAGGGTAGTTCAATTATTCCAATTGATTTGAAATCAGAATATATCCCTTTAGATGTTGATCCAAAGATGATTGATAAAGATACCTTAGAATTCTTACAAAGTAAAATAACCGATTACTTTGGTGTATCAGTTCCAATCTTTACAAGTCAATATACAGAAGATGAATATAACTCATTTTATGAGTCAACCATAGAGCCTCTTGCTATTCAATTAAGCGAGGCTTTTTCTTTAGGTTTATTAACTGATAATCAACTTGAACGAGGAGAACAAATAGTTTTTTATAGTGAAAGATTACAATATGCTTCGTGGAACACAAAAGTCAATGCCATAGAAAAACTCATGAGTCTAGGGATTATGTCGCTTAATGAATCAAGAGCCTTATTAGGACTAGAACCAATAGAAGGTGGCCATAAACGTCTTCAATCATTAAACTTTGTGGATGCAGATAAAGCAAACCAATATCAAGTCGGTACTAAGGAGGAAGAAACAAATGAAGATAACAATTAA
- a CDS encoding terminase large subunit: MNYLIEYYKEIIDGNIVAGEELRKELDQLIKDLDNPRYYFDEKPGNLRIDFIETFCKHTKSPFNGKPFILELWEKALIQTAYGFKISDSKLRRFNEVILLIARKNGKTTFVAGIDLAEFFLSRGGVDIVCASNTTEQANILFEEINNMREQSPALSKDTRSKKNIYHIYSPKTKNKIKKLSAQSRNKDGYNIEVGCIDEVHEMTDSKVYDAIKQSQSTKKEPLIFVITTEGTTVGGFLDNKLSYVRKMLKGEIEDERVLPWLYTQDSTKEIYDDQKTWQKSNPSLGLVKLTNYLEDVMNKSKHDLSTRVTMLCKDFNIKQSDSGSWLSFEDLNNEAKYSIDDLRDSYAVGGVDLSSTTDLTAAVLIIQKRDSNQKYVISHFFMPSEVVGKRIKEDNVPYDIWIKKGFITLTEGNQNDFSLVTQWFMKIIQTYGIRPLWVGYDPWNSQYWIKEMEDLGFNMEKVRQGIYSLSEPMKILEADLKNNLVNYNNNPIMKWCIANTQAKVDLNGNIQPSKLNSKYKRIDGTVAMIIAYVVLNRYKTDYENMLS; encoded by the coding sequence ATGAACTATTTAATTGAATACTATAAGGAAATCATTGATGGCAACATTGTCGCTGGAGAAGAGTTAAGAAAAGAACTAGATCAACTGATAAAGGATCTTGATAATCCTAGATATTATTTTGATGAAAAACCAGGCAATCTAAGAATAGACTTTATTGAAACATTCTGTAAGCACACAAAGTCACCATTTAATGGTAAGCCTTTTATATTAGAACTTTGGGAAAAAGCACTTATCCAAACTGCATATGGCTTTAAAATATCTGATTCAAAACTTAGAAGATTTAATGAAGTTATATTACTCATTGCTAGAAAGAATGGTAAGACAACCTTTGTTGCTGGGATAGATTTAGCTGAGTTCTTTTTATCAAGAGGCGGTGTTGATATTGTTTGTGCTTCTAACACAACTGAACAAGCGAATATACTCTTTGAAGAGATAAACAATATGAGAGAACAATCGCCTGCCTTATCAAAAGACACAAGAAGTAAGAAGAATATCTATCACATCTATTCTCCAAAGACAAAGAATAAGATAAAGAAACTATCAGCTCAATCAAGAAATAAGGATGGATACAATATCGAAGTTGGCTGTATTGATGAAGTGCATGAAATGACTGATTCTAAAGTGTATGATGCAATCAAGCAATCTCAATCAACTAAAAAAGAACCACTCATATTTGTCATAACCACCGAAGGGACTACCGTTGGTGGTTTTTTAGATAATAAACTATCTTATGTTAGAAAGATGTTAAAAGGTGAAATAGAAGATGAACGTGTTCTACCTTGGCTATATACACAAGACTCAACAAAAGAAATATATGATGATCAAAAGACTTGGCAAAAATCAAACCCGAGCCTTGGATTGGTAAAGCTAACTAATTACTTAGAAGATGTTATGAATAAATCAAAACATGACTTGTCTACTAGAGTCACCATGCTATGTAAAGACTTTAATATAAAACAATCTGACTCTGGCTCATGGCTATCATTTGAGGATTTAAACAATGAAGCTAAATACTCAATCGATGATTTAAGAGACTCTTATGCTGTAGGTGGTGTTGATTTGTCATCAACAACAGACCTTACAGCTGCAGTTTTAATCATTCAAAAACGTGACAGCAATCAAAAATATGTTATCTCACATTTCTTCATGCCAAGTGAAGTTGTGGGAAAAAGAATCAAAGAAGATAATGTTCCATATGACATTTGGATTAAAAAAGGATTCATTACTCTAACTGAAGGCAATCAAAATGACTTTAGTTTAGTCACACAATGGTTTATGAAGATAATTCAAACCTATGGTATTAGACCTTTATGGGTTGGGTACGATCCATGGAACTCTCAGTACTGGATAAAAGAGATGGAAGACTTAGGGTTCAATATGGAAAAGGTCAGACAAGGTATATATTCTCTATCTGAACCTATGAAGATATTAGAAGCTGATTTAAAAAATAACTTAGTAAACTATAATAATAATCCAATTATGAAATGGTGCATTGCTAATACACAAGCTAAGGTGGATTTGAATGGAAACATCCAACCATCGAAACTGAACTCGAAGTACAAGCGTATCGATGGAACGGTTGCAATGATAATTGCCTATGTAGTATTAAACAGGTATAAAACTGACTACGAAAATATGTTATCATGA
- a CDS encoding ComF family protein — MIIYVDLDTISNKGVSLIKEKYNRFGNKVLEVSGDSVCVEKLQTELNSIYISSSDAPKFRLVYNDKYYHPTIIQVTDNLFWFEKDSYIDAKVRNVEDFINGNIFTLIGEKYNFSSTSNVENTSLMLHEMTNPNVSIEEYLDDKGNYKVFILGRYFSSKHHHSNLDYYSNRLLYNKWGNDNSKHFYKDLIELFLERNNIKYDYIITVPAKRDKDVLELVRTIDAVDLKETYGSLKASSSLQERQELVKGKFQLNQNAQLLENKHLLLIDDIVTTGTTLFEVIDTLKIAKPKSISAVVFGKTFYKEDYELVESSTVNWVCPRCDSPLKVRFAKSDGHIFIGCSNYPNCNFISNNTGDAKQKIYE, encoded by the coding sequence ATGATTATTTATGTTGACTTAGATACAATTTCAAATAAGGGTGTGTCATTGATTAAAGAAAAATATAATAGGTTTGGGAATAAAGTTTTAGAAGTTTCAGGAGATAGTGTATGTGTTGAAAAATTGCAAACTGAACTAAATTCAATTTATATCAGTTCGAGCGACGCTCCAAAATTTAGGTTAGTGTATAATGATAAGTATTATCATCCAACTATTATTCAAGTTACTGATAATTTATTTTGGTTTGAAAAGGATTCCTACATTGATGCAAAAGTACGGAATGTTGAGGATTTTATCAATGGTAATATTTTTACTTTGATAGGTGAAAAATATAATTTTAGCTCAACTAGTAATGTAGAAAACACATCACTTATGTTACATGAAATGACTAATCCTAATGTATCAATTGAAGAGTATTTAGATGATAAAGGCAATTATAAGGTTTTTATTTTAGGTAGATATTTTAGTTCTAAGCATCATCATTCTAATCTTGACTACTATTCTAATAGGCTACTTTACAATAAGTGGGGGAATGATAATTCTAAGCATTTCTATAAAGATTTGATAGAATTATTTCTTGAAAGAAATAACATTAAATATGATTATATAATTACTGTTCCTGCTAAACGGGATAAGGATGTTTTGGAACTTGTTAGAACTATTGATGCTGTAGATCTGAAAGAAACTTATGGTTCATTAAAAGCATCTAGTTCATTACAAGAAAGACAAGAATTAGTAAAAGGGAAGTTCCAACTAAATCAAAATGCACAATTGTTAGAGAACAAACATCTTCTTCTTATTGATGATATAGTTACTACTGGTACAACTTTATTTGAAGTGATTGATACTCTTAAAATAGCTAAACCAAAATCTATTTCTGCAGTGGTATTTGGGAAAACATTCTATAAAGAAGATTATGAACTTGTAGAATCTAGTACTGTTAATTGGGTTTGTCCAAGGTGTGATTCTCCCTTGAAGGTCAGATTCGCAAAAAGTGATGGACATATTTTCATAGGATGTTCCAATTATCCTAACTGCAATTTTATATCTAATAATACAGGAGATGCTAAACAAAAAATCTATGAATGA
- a CDS encoding DNA-processing protein DprA, with product MENRIGIVNYLIVLQICNFNRNKAHIEYIKNESFLLLKPFEECIFDFDSDSMKLYDKYDRKLLDNVNHFLDEMSSDETVIFYKNENYPKYMFDVDKYPLCFFAKGNVGLLNNHSRAISIVGTRNPSDNAINNTNRIVRFLINRDVTIVSGLAKGIDGIAHKVCKEYEYNKLIGVIGTPLNKSYPKENRELQKYVSDTGCLISEMPYFESTKRWSFTRRNFVMSLFSKASIVMEASDTSGTISQARHTLRNDRYLLVPYNVFSNPNNSWPSKFRTEYNKIYSFNSFEELKGLMSEIQL from the coding sequence ATGGAAAATAGAATAGGTATTGTGAATTATTTGATAGTTTTACAAATTTGTAATTTTAATAGAAATAAAGCTCATATTGAATATATTAAAAATGAGTCCTTTTTACTATTAAAGCCATTTGAAGAATGTATATTTGATTTTGATTCAGATTCAATGAAATTGTATGATAAGTATGACCGAAAATTGCTAGATAATGTAAATCATTTTCTGGATGAAATGAGTAGCGATGAGACTGTTATTTTTTATAAAAATGAGAATTATCCAAAATACATGTTTGATGTTGATAAATATCCATTGTGTTTTTTTGCTAAAGGAAATGTTGGATTATTAAATAACCATTCAAGAGCTATTAGTATTGTTGGCACAAGAAATCCTAGTGATAATGCTATAAATAACACAAATAGAATAGTTAGGTTTCTTATAAATCGTGATGTTACTATAGTGTCAGGTCTTGCAAAAGGGATTGATGGCATAGCTCATAAAGTTTGTAAAGAATATGAATATAATAAATTGATCGGTGTTATTGGAACACCATTAAATAAGTCTTACCCAAAAGAAAATAGAGAATTACAAAAATATGTATCTGATACTGGTTGTTTAATTTCTGAGATGCCATATTTTGAATCTACTAAAAGATGGAGTTTTACTAGGAGAAATTTTGTAATGTCATTATTTTCAAAAGCATCAATCGTTATGGAAGCATCTGATACATCCGGTACAATTTCTCAAGCCAGACATACATTGAGAAATGATAGATACTTGCTTGTTCCTTATAATGTGTTTTCAAACCCAAACAACTCGTGGCCTTCAAAATTTAGAACGGAGTATAACAAGATATATTCGTTCAATAGTTTTGAAGAGTTAAAAGGATTGATGAGTGAGATACAGTTATGA